The Astyanax mexicanus isolate ESR-SI-001 chromosome 20, AstMex3_surface, whole genome shotgun sequence genome contains a region encoding:
- the anxa3b gene encoding annexin A3b isoform X1 — protein sequence MSVSVWDDLSLLLDSPDSLTVTSTARGTVKEKPGFNAGEDVAALRKALEGLGTTEKTLIEVLTQRSNAQRQLICKAYQQTTGRTLVDDLKGDTGGDFEDILLALVTPPAQYDAKEFMKAIKGTGTTESTLIEIFASRSNSQIKAMSDAYAAETGRTVLQDLKSEVSGDFGKTLLILAEGKRDDSKNVDAAKAKAEAKVLYEAGEKKWGTDESKFIDILCHRSVPQLRQTLVEYKNLTGKTLQQSIESEMSGKLEDVLVAIVKCVKSVPAYLAELLHKSMKSVGTTESILTRIMVSRSEIDLMDIKAEYKNLYGCTLHSAIQSDTSGDYRKTLLRICGADDKA from the exons ATGTCTGTGTCTGTATGG GATGATCTGAGTCTTCTTCTGGACTCTCCAGACTCTTTAACAGTTACC tCTACTGCCAGAGGCACGGTTAAAGAGAAGCCAGGCTTTAATGCAGGAGAGGACGTTGCTGCTTTAAGGAAGGCTTTAGAAGGCCTGG GAACCACTGAGAAGACTCTGATCGAGGTTTTAACTCAGAGGAGCAATGCCCAGCGCCAGCTGATCTGCAAAGCGTACCAGCAGACAACCGGAAgg ACTCTCGTTGATGATCTGAAGGGAGATACCGGTGGAGATTTTGAGGACATCCTGCTGGCCCTGGTCACGCCCCCCGCTCAGTATGACGCCAAAGAATTTATGAAGGCAATTAAA GGTACTGGAACAACAGAAAGCACTCTGATAGAGATATTTGCATCCCGATCGAACTCTCAGATCAAGGCTATGTCAGACGCTTACGCTGCAG AAACCGGGAGAACAGTTCTACAGGACCTGAAATCGGAGGTTTCGGGGGATTTTGGGAAAACTCTGCTCATCCTCGCTGAG GGTAAGAGAGACGACAGTAAAAATGTGGATGCTGCCAAAGCTAAAGCAGAGGCCAAG GTTCTGTATGAGGCTGGAGAGAAAAAGTGGGGGACCGACGAGAGCAAGTTCATCGATATCCTCTGTCACAGGAGTGTTCCTCAGCTCAGACAGA ctCTGGTGGAATACAAGAACCTGACGGGGAAGACCCTGCAGCAGAGCATCGAGAGCGAGATGTCTGGAAAACTGGAGGACGTTCTGGTAGCAATAG TGAAGTGTGTGAAAAGTGTCCCAGCATATCTGGCAGAGCTCCTGCATAAAAGCATGAAG AGTGTGGGAACCACTGAGTCCATTCTGACCAGGATTATGGTGAGCCGGTCTGAGATTGACCTTATGGACATCAAGGCGGAGTATAAAAACTTGTACGGCTGCACCTTACACTCTGCAATCCAG TCTGATACGTCCGGAGACTACAGGAAAACCCTCCTGAGGATCTGTGGAGCAGATGACAAGGCCTGA
- the anxa3b gene encoding annexin A3b isoform X2 — translation MSVSVWDDLSLLLDSPDSLTVTSTARGTVKEKPGFNAGEDVAALRKALEGLGTTEKTLIEVLTQRSNAQRQLICKAYQQTTGRTLVDDLKGDTGGDFEDILLALVTPPAQYDAKEFMKAIKGTGTTESTLIEIFASRSNSQIKAMSDAYAAETGRTVLQDLKSEVSGDFGKTLLILAEGKRDDSKNVDAAKAKAEAKVLYEAGEKKWGTDESKFIDILCHRSVPQLRQTLVEYKNLTGKTLQQSIESEMSGKLEDVLVAIVKCVKSVPAYLAELLHKSMKSVGTTESILTRIMVSRSEIDLMDIKAEYKNLYGCTLHSAIQSDVGGDYGQCLKLICGGDN, via the exons ATGTCTGTGTCTGTATGG GATGATCTGAGTCTTCTTCTGGACTCTCCAGACTCTTTAACAGTTACC tCTACTGCCAGAGGCACGGTTAAAGAGAAGCCAGGCTTTAATGCAGGAGAGGACGTTGCTGCTTTAAGGAAGGCTTTAGAAGGCCTGG GAACCACTGAGAAGACTCTGATCGAGGTTTTAACTCAGAGGAGCAATGCCCAGCGCCAGCTGATCTGCAAAGCGTACCAGCAGACAACCGGAAgg ACTCTCGTTGATGATCTGAAGGGAGATACCGGTGGAGATTTTGAGGACATCCTGCTGGCCCTGGTCACGCCCCCCGCTCAGTATGACGCCAAAGAATTTATGAAGGCAATTAAA GGTACTGGAACAACAGAAAGCACTCTGATAGAGATATTTGCATCCCGATCGAACTCTCAGATCAAGGCTATGTCAGACGCTTACGCTGCAG AAACCGGGAGAACAGTTCTACAGGACCTGAAATCGGAGGTTTCGGGGGATTTTGGGAAAACTCTGCTCATCCTCGCTGAG GGTAAGAGAGACGACAGTAAAAATGTGGATGCTGCCAAAGCTAAAGCAGAGGCCAAG GTTCTGTATGAGGCTGGAGAGAAAAAGTGGGGGACCGACGAGAGCAAGTTCATCGATATCCTCTGTCACAGGAGTGTTCCTCAGCTCAGACAGA ctCTGGTGGAATACAAGAACCTGACGGGGAAGACCCTGCAGCAGAGCATCGAGAGCGAGATGTCTGGAAAACTGGAGGACGTTCTGGTAGCAATAG TGAAGTGTGTGAAAAGTGTCCCAGCATATCTGGCAGAGCTCCTGCATAAAAGCATGAAG AGTGTGGGAACCACTGAGTCCATTCTGACCAGGATTATGGTGAGCCGGTCTGAGATTGACCTTATGGACATCAAGGCGGAGTATAAAAACTTGTACGGCTGCACCTTACACTCTGCAATCCAG TCAGACGTGGGCGGGGACTATGGCCAGTGTCTGAAGCTGATTTGCGGAGGGGATAACTGA